The stretch of DNA AGCGCGGGGTCGAAGTGCACGAGGACCAGCTCGGGGAACCGCAGTCCGAGGGCGCGCGCCAGCTCACCCACGATCACCTCGGCGACCAGCGCCTTGCGGCCCTGCGCGGAGCCGGTGAACTTCACCACGTACGTGCCGAGGTCGTCGGCCTCGACGACTCCGGGTACGGAGCCACCGGACCGCAGCGGCGCTATGTAGCGGGTGGCGTGGACCTCAGTGAGCATCCTCCCAGGCTATACGGGGAGAATCCGGGGAGTTCCGACCGGCGAGCCGATCCCTCCGCGCGCCCCCGGTCGCCCGCTGGCGCCGCGCGCCAGCGGGATGCCAGCGGCAGACGTGCCGAACGGTGAGCGGGGGCCGCTGGAATGGTCCCGTACCCCACACGGCGGAGGCTGCCGGCCACGGCGGTCCGCCCCGACTCATCGGGAGGCACCATGAACAAGGACCTGAGCACCCTCGCGGACGAGATCCTCGAGCTCGAGGCCGAGACCTTCGAGATCTCCGACTACTCGGACGCCAGCGAGGTCGTGCTGGCCGGTTGCACGAGCACCAGCTCCACCTCGACCTCCAGCTCCACCTGCAGCACCACCTCCTGCTCCGCCTGAGCCCAGGTCCGGTGCCGCAGCGCCCGGTTCGCGCCTTCCCTCGTCAAGAGGCGGTCGCGAACCGGGCGTTCGCCGTGCCCGCGGACCGGTCGCACCGGCGCCCGGCGGCGCGCGGGCCGGCCCCGGGCCGTCCGGAGCGGGAGTGAATGCCGTGACAAGTTTTGGAGAACGTCATCCGTCAAACGCGCCTGCCTTCTCGGGAGCGTCCGCCCGGCGCGGGACACCGACAGGTCCGTGACCAGTAACGACGCTGTTTTCAAAGCATGTTGACGCATAGTCAGTGGCTGAAATTTGCCCCTTGAGCTTTTCTTGACCACCTCTTGACCCACGGTCTACGCCAGTAGACACTCACCACTGCCACAAGGCCGAATCGTTTCGTGAAGACGACTTCACACGTGCTCCGTCCCGCCCGCACCAGAGGTGAGATCAGGGTCCTGTGTGAGCCACCGCTCCCGGCAGGAGCGGCCATGGCGGCAGGACACCACTTCCCTGAAGGCGCCGTGGTGAGCCGGGCCGGCAGGTGTTCGACGGTCAACGGGGGAACTCGGTGCGTTTTCAGTTGCTCGGTCCGCTCAGCATCACCGACGGGCGTGACGTGGTCGTTCTTCCGCCGTCCAAACCGACGTCGCTGCTGGCGGCGCTGCTGGTCCGCCCCGGCGAGGTGGTCCCGACGGATCGTCTCCGGCAGGCCGTCTGGGGGGAGGCGCAGCCGGCGACGGCGAAAGCGGCCCTGCAGAGTTGCGTCCTGCGGTTGCGCCGCCTCTTCGCGAAGTACGACATAGAGGAGCAGTCGGTGGTCGCGGTCGCCGGGGGCTACCGCCTCCCGGCCGACGGCGACACCCTGGACCTGCTGCACTTCCGCAGCCTGGTGTCCAGGGCGGCCGGGGCCGGAGAGTCCGAACTCCCCTTGCTGCGCACGGCACTCGGCCTGTGGCGGGGACCGCTTCTCGCCAATGTCCCCTCCGCACTCATACACCGCGACGAGGTGCCCCGGCTGGTCGAGGAGCGCCTGCGCGTCCTGGAACGTGTCTGCGAGATCCAACTGGCCCGGGGACGATGCCGCGAGGTCCTGGTGGACCTCTGGGAGGCCACCCGGACCCACCCCGAGCACGAGGGATTCGCCGCCCAGTTGATGCGGGCGCTCTACCGGGTGGGACGGCAGATCGAGGCGCTGGCCGAATACCGGAGGATCAGGACGCATCTCCGGGACGAACTCGGCGTCGACCCGGGCGCGGAACTGCAGAGCCTGGAACTGGCCATCCTGCGCGGCGCCGAACCCCGTGACCCGGCCTTCGAGGCCACGCCGCTCACACTGACGCCGCACGGGGCACCCGCGGCGGGCGACGCCACGGCCGACGACCCCGCGGTGCAGCACGGGCGCACCGCTGCGGCCGGACCCGTCCCGCCCGGCGGCCACCTGTCCCCGGGTCCGGCCGACCCGCCCGGGCCCCGGCTGCCCCACGTCCCCGGCTTCACCGGGCGCACCGGTGAGACCGCCCACCTGGTGAGCCACCTGAGCGGCGGCGGCCGAAGCGCCGGTCGGGCGGACGCCGCCCCGGTGATCGCGGTGATCTCCGGAGGCCCCGGCATGGGCAAGACCGCGCTGGCCCTGCACGCCGCGCAGTTGGTGGCGGACCGGTACCCCGCGGGCGGCGTACTGCTGCGGCTGACCGGACCCGACGGTAGGCCACGGCCCGCCGACGAGGCGGCCGCCGAACTGCGCTCCCTGCTCCCCGCCGGCGCTTCCCGCGGATCGTGCCTGGTGATACTCGACGATGTCGTGCACCCGGACCAGGCACGCGGGCTGCTCGACGTGAGCGGCTGCGGCGCCGTCGTCGTCACCAGCCGTCTGGGACTGGCCGCCCTGGTCGCCACGCACGGCCCGGCGGTACTGCAGCTCGGCGCCCTGTCGCCGCAGGAGTCCCACGCGCTCCTCACCGCCGTCCTGGGTCATGAACGGGTGGCGGCCGAGGCCACGGCCGCACGAACCCTCACGGACACGTGCGGGCATGTCCCGCTGGCCCTGCGGATCGTCGCGGCCCGGCTGCTGACCCGGCCAAAGCTGCGCCTGGCGGACTACGCCGCCTGGGTGCGGCGGGACCTGCCCGCCCGGCTGGCCCTGCCCGACGACCCCCGGATGTCCGTTCCCCTGGCCCTCGACGGGGCCCTGGACCGGCTGCCCGCCCCGCTGGCCGACGCACACCTGCGCCTGGCACGACTGAACGGGCAGATCACCGGGCCGGCCGCGGCCGCCGCCCTCTCCGTCCCCGAGACACACGCCGAGGAACTGCTTGAGCGACTCCTCGACACCGGGCTCCTCGACGAGGAGCAGCCGGGGACGCTCCGGATGAACTCCCTGTTCCGCGCCCACGCGCTGCACAGGGCCGCCCGGACCGGCGACATCCCGCAGACCGTCGGCTCCCCGGCCCGCCGCGCGCTTCCGTCCGGAGCCACCTGACGGCCCCGGCGCCACCGCGCGGAACGCGGCCCGGCTCAGCCGGCCCACACCACGAACGCCTCGCCCTTTCCCATCCGTTCAGACCAGAGCGGCCGACAGGCCCCGACCCGGAGGTGCGATCCCCGCATGCCCACGACGCCGTACGAGGAGACCGCGCACACACGGCCCAGGGTGCGCCGCGACGTGCTGTTCACCGAGACACCGGGCGGCGTGATCTTCCACAACGCCGATGGTGGTTTCCAGCTCAGCTCCCCGTCCGCCTACCGGTTCGCCACCCTCCTCGTCCCGCACCTGGACGGGAGCCGGACCGTGGCGGAGATCTGCGCCGGCTTCAAGGACCCGCAGAAGGCGATGGTGGGCGGCCTGGTCAAGGCGCTCTACGCGCGCGGATTCGCCCGGCCCGTGCCGGACCCCACCGAGGAGAGACCGGGCGCGTCCGTGGAGCCGGCGGTCGCCGCCCGCTTCGGGCAGCAGATCGCCTACATCGACCACTACGCCGACGACGCCGGGAGTAGATTCGCCGCGTTCCGCGGCACCCGCGTCGCCGTGCTCGGCGACGGCCCGGTCGCCCGTTGGTGCGCGCTCTCCTTGATCCGCAACGGCTGCGCCTTCGTCGGTGTGGAGGCCGCACTGGCCGAAAATCCCGCCACCGCGGCCGAGTTCGGCTCGCTCCGGACCGAGGCGGCGGAGCTCACCGCTCAGGGCAGCCCGGCCGAGGTGGCGGTGCTGCCCGACGCCGGGTCCGGCGCGGCGGGCGGCTGGAACGCGTACGAGGGGTACGACGTGGTGGTCGCCGCCTGCGGCCGCGACGCGTTCCGGACCGCGATCGCCCTGCTCGGCGAGGGCGTTCCGGACG from Streptomyces sp. 6-11-2 encodes:
- a CDS encoding thiazolylpeptide-type bacteriocin, whose amino-acid sequence is MNKDLSTLADEILELEAETFEISDYSDASEVVLAGCTSTSSTSTSSSTCSTTSCSA
- a CDS encoding AfsR/SARP family transcriptional regulator, whose product is MRFQLLGPLSITDGRDVVVLPPSKPTSLLAALLVRPGEVVPTDRLRQAVWGEAQPATAKAALQSCVLRLRRLFAKYDIEEQSVVAVAGGYRLPADGDTLDLLHFRSLVSRAAGAGESELPLLRTALGLWRGPLLANVPSALIHRDEVPRLVEERLRVLERVCEIQLARGRCREVLVDLWEATRTHPEHEGFAAQLMRALYRVGRQIEALAEYRRIRTHLRDELGVDPGAELQSLELAILRGAEPRDPAFEATPLTLTPHGAPAAGDATADDPAVQHGRTAAAGPVPPGGHLSPGPADPPGPRLPHVPGFTGRTGETAHLVSHLSGGGRSAGRADAAPVIAVISGGPGMGKTALALHAAQLVADRYPAGGVLLRLTGPDGRPRPADEAAAELRSLLPAGASRGSCLVILDDVVHPDQARGLLDVSGCGAVVVTSRLGLAALVATHGPAVLQLGALSPQESHALLTAVLGHERVAAEATAARTLTDTCGHVPLALRIVAARLLTRPKLRLADYAAWVRRDLPARLALPDDPRMSVPLALDGALDRLPAPLADAHLRLARLNGQITGPAAAAALSVPETHAEELLERLLDTGLLDEEQPGTLRMNSLFRAHALHRAARTGDIPQTVGSPARRALPSGAT